A window from Pedosphaera parvula Ellin514 encodes these proteins:
- a CDS encoding WD40 repeat domain-containing protein yields MVIDTRPALKGSILLFVLSTLLACLSASAIQEPPPFWKSGTSHERTDYERWVTNYARKDLTKMVASDGTAQLKLVITALEGEESVQSADVFRTSILRFVTELSTSGQVRGFTYSYMSTKGSSGTPIPAADLKRLDKLLARLPEDGFHLPPPGRRMLLQAVSGQRLVTRVYDLANTPDIVWEILRLSGCAMNSWVPKFKSQSVIDTRVSQFDGFCALSPSGREILYAQANGPLQVWEPTTHELLAEIPLDYLGNRAAFSPDGSLVVIGNSPCICLETRTWSIIKKFPRFQRGKQEYILVPQFTHDGSHLLLQSSQYPLQIYDVRSWQQVDASPEVPEGATQYVPSNNGKRAVVRLQTGALVLWDTVGRRQIAVLDNNTYLSHVSFAPDDSQVAVSTAQIWGYLDFGGSPRVRIWKTKNGELLHELRPNIRMIDGGVDGLIWSPDGHYVLAAIYGTFTRNISVFSTKTGQHRGDFEDCGKVTGMALLPDGKQLVTGSEFGRIHFWDFETGLKSIKAFEASLAPLRD; encoded by the coding sequence ATGGTTATCGATACACGACCTGCATTGAAAGGAAGTATCCTTCTTTTTGTCCTCAGCACCCTTTTGGCATGTCTGAGCGCGAGTGCCATCCAAGAGCCTCCACCTTTCTGGAAATCTGGCACGAGCCACGAACGGACAGATTACGAACGATGGGTCACCAATTATGCGAGGAAAGATCTGACAAAAATGGTTGCCAGCGACGGCACCGCTCAGCTCAAACTCGTTATCACTGCTCTCGAAGGCGAAGAAAGTGTTCAAAGCGCAGACGTTTTCAGGACGAGCATTCTTAGATTCGTCACCGAACTTTCGACGAGCGGGCAGGTTCGAGGTTTCACCTATTCGTACATGAGCACCAAAGGAAGTAGTGGAACCCCCATACCTGCTGCCGATTTGAAGCGATTGGATAAGCTTTTGGCCAGGTTGCCTGAGGACGGATTCCATCTTCCTCCTCCAGGCCGGAGAATGCTTCTGCAGGCAGTCTCAGGTCAACGCCTGGTGACTCGGGTTTACGACTTGGCCAACACACCGGATATAGTTTGGGAAATTCTGCGACTCAGCGGCTGCGCCATGAACTCGTGGGTGCCGAAGTTCAAATCGCAAAGCGTTATTGACACCCGGGTGTCCCAGTTCGACGGATTCTGTGCTCTCTCACCTTCCGGTCGGGAAATTCTATATGCGCAGGCAAACGGACCGCTGCAGGTTTGGGAACCAACCACGCATGAACTCCTCGCAGAGATCCCTCTGGACTATCTGGGAAATCGTGCCGCCTTCAGCCCGGACGGCTCATTGGTCGTTATTGGCAATTCTCCATGTATCTGTCTGGAGACCCGGACTTGGAGTATCATCAAAAAATTTCCCAGGTTTCAAAGGGGGAAACAGGAATATATTTTGGTTCCACAGTTCACGCATGATGGTTCCCACCTGCTGCTTCAAAGCAGCCAATACCCGTTGCAAATCTATGATGTGCGATCGTGGCAGCAAGTCGATGCCTCGCCCGAAGTTCCAGAAGGTGCAACTCAATACGTCCCCTCGAACAACGGCAAGCGGGCAGTCGTGCGACTCCAGACAGGTGCCCTTGTGCTTTGGGATACCGTCGGGCGCCGCCAGATCGCGGTGTTGGATAACAACACTTACCTCTCACATGTTTCTTTCGCGCCCGATGACTCCCAAGTGGCGGTGTCGACTGCTCAAATTTGGGGCTATCTCGATTTTGGGGGCTCACCCCGGGTTCGCATCTGGAAAACAAAGAACGGGGAGCTGTTGCATGAACTAAGGCCGAACATACGAATGATCGATGGTGGTGTAGATGGGCTTATATGGTCGCCCGATGGTCACTACGTTTTGGCCGCGATATACGGCACTTTCACGCGCAACATCAGTGTTTTCAGTACCAAGACCGGGCAGCACCGCGGCGATTTTGAAGACTGTGGCAAAGTCACCGGCATGGCGCTGCTGCCAGATGGTAAACAACTCGTGACCGGATCAGAATTTGGCAGGATTCACTTTTGGGATTTCGAAACCGGATTGAAAAGCATCAAAGCATTTGAAGCATCGCTGGCCCCGCTACGAGACTGA
- a CDS encoding tetratricopeptide repeat protein, with protein MKHSPLQFPFLLICALLLAVTKVEAIANEQKNTAKASTPSPFPMHQDDALRTNIQNSFRVHVFRDINDTTLVEVMIQVDNPPTGMAFDMSLRADNANWPLGSVAWAPKEIGWWAFDTDLPEDIKEVEVVLTPSGSAAVKLAGEDPDRLRKLKDIWNGSAIVLPGLEFYRQEITMCRIKPPSFESRHQYALEQLDQTDPVVQELKSGGDWVVAHARLQGRQREEPDNPVVLYNLGCLALADADLATAMKMFAQVQQLHPPGMLRQQTQRQLRFICARYWYDTQSQDPVAMCQLGMAYEHGWGVKQIFQDAKRWYRNAANAGNAEAMCRLAAMYSNETGATVHTEKAHQWYHNQSMEWYRKSADLGNKEAKQWLSIHDLH; from the coding sequence ATGAAGCATTCTCCTCTTCAATTCCCTTTCCTGCTAATTTGCGCGTTGCTGTTGGCCGTGACGAAGGTAGAGGCCATTGCCAACGAGCAAAAAAATACGGCTAAAGCCTCCACCCCTTCACCCTTCCCAATGCATCAAGACGACGCCTTGCGGACGAACATCCAGAATTCCTTTCGTGTCCACGTATTTCGAGATATAAACGACACGACATTGGTGGAGGTCATGATCCAGGTTGATAATCCGCCCACCGGAATGGCATTCGACATGTCCTTGCGGGCGGACAATGCCAACTGGCCATTGGGCTCCGTTGCATGGGCTCCGAAAGAGATCGGCTGGTGGGCGTTTGACACCGACCTGCCGGAAGACATCAAGGAAGTGGAGGTAGTGTTGACACCGAGTGGAAGCGCAGCCGTAAAACTTGCAGGGGAAGACCCGGATCGGCTTCGCAAGCTCAAGGATATCTGGAATGGGTCTGCAATCGTCCTTCCCGGCCTTGAATTCTATAGGCAGGAAATAACCATGTGCAGGATCAAGCCACCGAGCTTCGAATCGAGGCATCAATACGCTCTTGAGCAATTGGATCAAACCGATCCAGTGGTTCAAGAATTGAAGAGTGGCGGAGATTGGGTCGTGGCGCATGCCAGGCTTCAAGGCAGGCAGCGGGAAGAGCCTGACAACCCTGTGGTGCTTTACAACCTTGGGTGCCTGGCGCTGGCCGACGCTGATTTGGCGACAGCAATGAAAATGTTTGCTCAAGTCCAACAACTCCATCCACCAGGGATGTTGCGCCAACAAACCCAACGCCAGCTTCGATTCATCTGTGCACGGTATTGGTACGATACCCAATCACAGGATCCAGTCGCCATGTGCCAGCTGGGGATGGCCTACGAACATGGCTGGGGAGTGAAACAGATTTTCCAGGACGCAAAACGCTGGTATCGGAACGCTGCCAACGCCGGAAATGCCGAAGCCATGTGCCGGTTGGCCGCCATGTATTCAAACGAAACCGGCGCCACCGTTCATACCGAAAAGGCTCATCAATGGTATCACAACCAATCAATGGAGTGGTATCGTAAGTCGGCGGATCTAGGCAACAAGGAAGCAAAACAATGGTTATCGATACACGACCTGCATTGA